DNA from Krasilnikovia cinnamomea:
ACGCCGGTGTGCCCGAGCGACTGGGCCGCGTCCACCAGCAGCGGCACCCCGGAGTCCGCGCACGCCCCCGCCGCCTCGGCCACCGGCTGCACCGTGCCGACCTCGTGGCTCGCGCTGATCAGGGCGGCCAGGGCGACCCCGGGGGCGGCCACCGCCGCCCGCCAGGCGTCCAGGTCCAGCCGGCCGAGCCGGTCCACGCCGACCTCGGCGGCGTCGCCGTGCAGCGCGGCGGCGTGCAGCACCGCGGAGTGCTCGACGGCGGAGTGGATCAGCCGGGTGCCCGCGCGGCGCCGTCCGGCCAGCCCACCCAGGATCCCGGCGTGCACCGCGGCGGTGCCGCTGGCCGTGAAGCTCACCTCGTCCGGGCGTACGCCGAGCACCTCGGCGATCGCGCCGTGCGCCGCGTCCAGCAGTTGCCGGGCGCGGCGGGCGCCCGCGTACAGGCGGTCGGGGTCGGCCCAGCCGTCCTCCAGCGCCGCCAGCAGCGCCTGGCGGGCCACCGGGTGCAGCGGTGCGGCGGTGGCCGCGTCCAGGTAGGTCGCGGCGCGGGCGCGATCGGACGTGTATTCCACCTCTGGAACGGTATCGTCCAGCTTGTCGGTGCAGCGCCTGGGTGAGCCGAAGATCGGACCCCCGCAACGGGACGGTAGGGCCTGGTCGAGTAATGTGCGACCGTCGGTGACGCCTTGCCGCCGGTGTCCGGAATCAGCGCCTGGCAGGCGCTCGTGGGGGCCCGGCAGGCGCTCAAAGGGGCTCGGCGCCAGGCGGCGCTGCATAGGAGGCAGGAGCAGGTGGGCGAAAAGAGTTCGGCCGCACGGCCACGAGCAGTCCGGCTCGCCGGGCTCGGCGTCGGTGGGGCGTTGCTGCTGACCCTGCTCGCGGGCTGTTCCGCGGACAGCATCGGTGCCAAGTTCGGCTACTTCGGATGGCCGGGCACGGGCATCACGCCGCAGGGCCACCAGATGTACGACCTCTGGATCGCGTCGGTGATCGCGGCGCTCGTGGTCGGTTTCTTCGTGTGGGGCCTGATCTTCTGGTGCATCATCCGGTATCGCAAGCGCGGCGACGAGCTGCCCGTGCAGACCCGGTTCAACATGCCGATGGAGGTCCTCTACACGGTCACGCCGGTGCTGGTGGTCGCGATCCTCTTCTACTACACCGCGATCGTGCAGACCAGCGTCGACAAGCTGTCGAAGAACCCCGACCAGGTCGTCGAGGTCGTCGCGTTCAAGTGGAACTGGCAGTTCAACTACCGCGAGGGCCAGGGCCCGGACGGGCGCACGGTGGCGTCCACCGTGGGCTCCGCCGATGTGATCCCGCTGCTCGTGGTGCCCACCGGCAAGACGATCCGGTTCGAGGAGACCAGCAAGGACGTCATCCACTCGTTCTGGGTGCCGGAAATGCTGTTCAAGCGCGACGTCTTCCCCGGCAGCACCCGCAACGTGTTCGAGGTGACCTTCGACAAGGAGGGCCGCTACGTCGGCCGGTGCGCGGAGCTGTGCGGGACGTACCACGCCTTCATGCAGTTCGAGCTGGTCGTGGTGTCGCCCGAGCGGTTCGATCAGTTCATCAAGGCGAAGGTGGCCGGTTCCACCACGCCGGAGGCGATGGCCGTCATCGGCTTCACCGGTGACAACGCCTTCGCGGTGACGACCAAGCCGCTCGACACGCGGCGGCAGGAGCAGAGCTGGTACCAGCCGCAGACAGCCATCGGGAAGTAGGGACCAGATGAAGACCGAATACAAGATCTTCAGTGGGGTAGCTCTCTTCCTGTTCGGCGCCGCCGCTGTGTACGGGGTGTGGACGCACCTCGCGAACAACCAGACGGAGTGGGTCGGCACCGTGGCGCTGATCCTGTCCGGACTGCTCTGCGCGATGTGCGGCGGGTTCTTCTGGTTCGTGGCGCGCCGCATCGACCTGCGCCCGGAGGACCGGCCCGACGGCGAGATCGCCGAGGGCGCCGGGGAGATCGGCTTCTTCAGCCCCGGCAGCTACTGGCCGTTCGGGGTGGCGCTGGCGGCGGCCGTCGCCGCGGTCGGCCTGGTGTACGTGATGTGGTGGCTGGTCGCCGCGGGGCTCGTCGCGGTCATCCTCGCGTCCAGCGGCCTGCTCTTCGAGTACTACTCCGGGACCCGGCACCCCGCCGAGCACTGACCCGGTACGCAACGCCACGGCCCGCGCCCCGACCTGGGGCGCGGGCCGTCGTCGTTGCTCAGGCGGCGCGGCGCTGCTGCGGAGCCACCCGGTGGCCCCGCGTGCCGTAGGGCTGGGTCCACACCCGCAGGGTGGCGGGGACCAGCACCTCCGCCATGCCGCAGCCGGTGCAGATCAGCTCGGGGCAGTCGTCGGCGTCCTCGCCGGTCGCCATCTCGAACAACATGTCGCGCCGGCATGTCACGCAGTGCATCTCGCGTTCTCGCACGGGTGTCTCCTCTTCGCCGGAAGGTGGAATTACCCGAATCCTGGTAAAACGCTGTCATGCGAACGGGGCACAGCGGTGGACGCTGACCGGCGTGTCGCGCGGCAGCTCAGGCCGTACCGAAGATGATCTTTTGCACAGCCCGGCCGGGCGTGATCATCCCCTCAGGCGGGCTCCGCGGCCTTCGCCGCGCGGGCCGCCGCCACCCAACGCTCCAGCAGGGCCGTCGCCGCGCCGGAGTCCACCGTCGCCGCGGCGCGCGCGATGCCCGCCCGCAGGTCGTCCGCGAAGACGCCCGGGAATCCCGCGTGCGCGGTCAGCGCCGCGGCCGCGTTGAGCAGCACCGCGTCGCGGACCGGCCCCGTCTCGCCGCCGAACACCCGCACCGCCACGTCCGCGTTGAACGCCGCGTCGCCGCCGCGCAGATCCCCGGGGGAGCTGCGCGGCAGCCCCAGGTCGGTGGCGTCCACCAGGGCCTCCTCGACCGTGCCGGCGCGGGCGATCCAGACCCGGGTGGGCGCGGCCGTGGTGAACTCGTCCAGGCCGTCCTCACCGCGCATCACCAGGGCCGAGTCGCCGCGGCGGGCGAAGACGTGGGCCATCACCGGGGCCATCCGCAGGTCGAAGCAGCCGACCGCGGCCGAGCGCGGCCGCGCGGGGTTGGTCAGCGGGCCCAGCATGTTGAAGAAGGTCGGCACGGCCAGCTCGCGGCGGGTGACCGCGGCGTGCCGCATCCCGGGGTGGTAGCGGGCCGCGAAACAGAAGCCGATGCCCGCCTCGTGCACCGTGCGCACGACCCCCTCGGGGCCCAGGTCGAGGGGGATGCCGAAGTGCTCCAGCAGGTCCGCGGTGCCGCAGGCGGAGGAGGCCGCCCGGTTGCCGTGCTTGACCACCCGCACCCCGCTGGCGGCCACCACGACCGCCGCCATAGTGGAGATGTTCACTGTGTGGGCCCGGTCACCGCCGGTGCCCACCACGTCCACCGCGTCGGCGCGCACGTCGTCGGGGAGCGGGACCAGGGTGGCGTTGCGGAGCATCGCCTCGACCAGGCCGGCCAGCTCCGCGGGGCTCTCACCCTTGGCGCGCAGCGCCACCGCGAACCCCGCGACCTGGACCGGGGTGGCGCTGCCGGTCATGATCTCGCCCATCGCCCAGGCGGTGTCCTGGGTCGACAGCTCCTCGCCGCGCAGCAGTGCGCTCAGCAGGTTCGGCCAGGTACGTGCGCCCATAACGGGGCCTCCGTCCGGGGGTACGGCGGGTGGTGGACGATCAGCCGAGCTGGCCCAGCGGCACGGCGCCCGCGCGGCGGGCGCGCAGCAGGCCGGCCACCGTCTGGCCGGTGGTCACCGGGTCCAGCGGGTGCACCAGGGTCGCGTCGACCTGGGCGAACGCGGCCAGCCACCGGTCGGCCGCGCGGGCGATGACGACGCAGGTGGGCGGCGGGACCTTGTACTCGTCCTTGACCTGGCGGGCGATGCCCAGCCCACCGGCCGGGGCGGCCTCGCCGTCGAGGACCATCAGGTCGATCTCGTAGTCGTCCAGCAACTCCCGGCACTGCTCCCAGGTGGCCGCGTCGACGAACTCGACCGCCAGGTCGGCGGCGGGCCGCTGGCCGATCGCCAGCCGGATGCGGTCGCGCACCGCGGGATCGTCGCTGTACAGCAGGATGGTGTAGCGCTCCGGCTCGGTCCGCTGAGGCGGTGTGTCCCGGTGGCTGTGTGCGTCGCTCATGTCGTGCCCGGCTCCCACGCTCGTAGCTGCCCGCTGATCGTAGCGAACCGGTTATTCGGCGTCCGGTTGCGGGCGCGTCGGCGTCCCGGCGAGCCGGGCCCGTGGCGCCCCCTGCTCGGCGCCCTGCCCGCCGCCCGGTTCCGCATCCTGCCCCCGGTCCGGGTCCCGGTCCTGGTCCGCGGCCTGCTGGACGGTCTGCTGGGCGGCCCGCTCGCGGGCGCGCTCCGCGGCCTCCTGGCGGTCGAGGGCGCGGTCGATGCGGCGGGCCTCGCGCTCGGACTGGCGGATCCACTGCACGACCAGGATGCCGAGCATGGTGACGCTGACGATCTCGCCGCCGGCCCACAGCACGCCGCCCGCGACCACCTGGTCGCTCTGCGGGTCGGCCCAGCCCAGGTGCAGCGACGGGTACCAGTCGCCGCCGAGCAGGGTCCGGCTCTGCATGATGGTCAGGCCCAGCACGGTGTGGAACGGCACGGACAGCACCATCAGCAGCGCCCGAGCCGGGTACGGCCACCGGTTCGGCAGCGGGTCCACCCCCAGCAGCGGCCAGAAGAACAGGCAGCCGGTGAGGATGAAGTGGGCGTGGGTGAACTCGTGCGCCCATGAGTGCGCCAGGGTGTACCGGTAGAGGTCAGTGAAATACAGCACGAACGGGTTGGCCACGAACAGGCCGAAGGCGACCAGAGGGTAGGTCAGCACCCCGACCACCCGGCTGTGCAGCACCTTGAGCAAGGCCCGGCGCGCGGGCGGGGCCAGCGTGCGCAGCGCCAGCGTGATCGGGGCGCCCAGCGCGAGGAAGATCGGGCCGACCATGGACAGCACCATGTGCTGCACCATGTGCACCGACAGCAGGGTGGTGTCGTACGCCTCCAGCCCGCTGACGGTCACCGCGGCGATCGAGCCCAGCCCGCCCAGCAGGAAGGCGACCGACCGGCCGGTCGGCCAGGCGTCCCCGCGCCGCCGCAGCCGGTGCACCCCGTACGCGTAGAGGGCGGCGGCGACCAGCAGGCCCAGCGCGATCAGGCTGTCCAGCCGGATCTGGGTGAAGATCTCCGTCGCCGTGAACGGCGGGGGGACAGTGTCCCCCGCCGAGCCCGCGAGGGTGGTGGTTTCGACTAGCTGCACCACCTGAGGCTAGGACTTCGCCGGGGTGGCCCGGTCACCGGGCGTCGACACGTACCGGATTGGGCCCCCCGCGACACGTTGCGGTGATCGCGGGGCAATAATGAGCCCGTGACAGCGGCCCCAGCCATCGACAAGAGCCGGATCCACTCGCTGACGCGCCCCAACATGGTGAGCGTCGGGACGATCGTGTGGCTCTCCAGCGAACTCATGTTCTTCGCGGCGTTGTTCGCGATGTACTTCTCGATCCGCGCCGCGGACTACAGCATGTGGGAAGAGCACACCCCGCACCTGAACGTCCCGTACGCGACGACGTTCACGGTGATCCTGGTGCTCTCGTCGGTCACCTGCCAGCTCGGCGTGTTCGCGGCGGAGAAGGGCGACGTGTTCGCGCTGCGGCGCTGGTTCGCCGTCACCTTCGTCATGGGCCTGATCTTCGTGCTCGGCCAGGCGAACGAGTACCGCCACCTCGTGCCCGCCGGCATCGCGCTGAACGCGGACGGGTACGGCTCGATGTTCTACCTGACGACCGGCTTCCACGGCCTGCACGTCACCGGTGGTCTCATCGCCTTCATCGTCTACATGATCCGCACCACGATGGGGCGGTTCACCCCGGCGCAGGCGACGTCGGCGATCGTCGTGTCGTACTACTGGCACTTCGTCGACATCGTGTGGATCGCGCTGTTCGCCATGATCTATTGGCTTCAGTAGCCCGCCGCCCGTCCCCACCAGGTCGAAATCAAGAGGACTCAGGCCCATGACTTCTGACACCCCCGCCGGCCGGCGTTTCCGGGTGTTCCGCCGACGGCGGTCGGCGCCCAGCCGGGCACGCCGGCGCCTCGGCGCGGCGGTTCGCATGATCGCCGCGCTGGCCCTGGCCGGTGGCGTCTACACCGCCTTCGCGCCGGGCGCGTTCGCGGAGGACAACCTCCAGCTCTCCGCCGCCGCGCAGGAGGGCAAGGCGCTGTTCGACAACAGCTGCATCTCCTGCCACGGGCGCGACGCCCGGGGTGTCGAGGGCCGCGGGCCCAGCCTGATCGGCGTCGGCTCGGCCTCGGTGGAGTTCCAGGTGGGCACGGGCCGCATGCCGATGGTCCGCCAGGAGGCCCAGGCCGAGCAGAAGGCGCCGGTGTTCACCGCCGAGGAGGTCAAGCAGCTCGGCCGGTACATCCAGGAGCTGGGCGGTGGGCCGCAGATGCCGACCGGGCCGCTGACGGTCGACCCCGAGGACGACCCGGGCGCCCTGTCCCGCGGTGGTGAGCTGTTCCGGCAGAACTGCACCTCCTGCCACAGCTTCGGCGGGGCCGGTGGCGCGCTGTCCTCGGGCAAGTTCGCCCCGAGCCTTGGCGACGCCACGCCGGAGGAGATCTACGCCGCGATGCTGACCGGCCCGCAGAACATGCCGGTGTTCGGCGACAACGAGATCACCCCGGACGAGAAGCGGGAGATCATCAGCTACATCACGTACCAGCTCCAGCAGGACAAGGACCCGGGCGGCCTGTTCAACCTGGGCCGGTACGGGCCGGTGACCGAGGGTCTGGCGATCTTCCTGGTCGGCATCACCATCCTGGTGTTCACGACCCTGTGGATCGCGGGCAAGTCATGACCGAGCGCATCGAGAGCAGGACAAGAAAGGCACGGCCATGACCGTTACGAAGGACGAGGGGACGACCGGCGGCACCCAGCCGGTCGACCTCACCGACCCGCGGTTGTCGCGCTTCGACATCGTGCGCGAGGGGGCGCGGCGCGACGACATCGAGATCGTCACGTACGAGTCGCAGTTCCCCGCGCCGGGCTCGAAGGCGGAGAAGCGGATCGAGCGGGCCATTGCCCTGCTGTTCGTGATCGCCGGGATCATGGCGCTCGGGTTCCTGGCCGCCTACATCTGGTGGCCGTGGGAGTTCGAGCTGGGCCACACGCCCAGTGACTACTACACCCCGATCCTGGGCATCTCGCTCGGCATCGCGCTGCTCTGCATCGGCCTGGCGATCCTCGCCTGGGCCAAGAAGCTGCTGCCGCACGAGGTCGCGATCCAGGACCGCCACTCGGGCCCGTCCAGCTCCGAGGATCAGCAGATCACCGGCCAGACGATGCTGTTCACGGTCGACGAGCTGGGCATCCAGCGGCGGCCCCTGCTCAAGGGTGCGGTCGCCCTCGGGCTGGCGCCGATCGGTCTGGTCGCCGCCGCGCCGCTGGTCGGCGGTCTGATCAAGAACCCGCACAAGGCCGACCGGGGCCAGGACCCGCCGCTGTTCCGTACCGGCTTCACCCCGCGGGACGGCCAGAAGATCCGGCTGACCCGCGAGGACGGCAGCGCGATCCGGCCCGAGGACGTCAGCGTCGGCGGCCAGATCACGGTCTTCCCGGGCGTCCCGCACGGCGCCACCAACGAGTACGCCGACTCGCCGACCCTGCTCATCCACCTGCGGGCGGACGACGCGGAGACGACCCGCCAGAACTCGGCGCCGATCAACGAGGGCGCGATGTGGGGCAACTACGTCGCGTACTCGAAGATCTGCACCCACGCCGGCTGCCCCGCCAGCCTGTACGAGCAGATGACCAACCGGTTGCTCTGCCCGTGCCACCAGTCGCAGTTCCTCATCACCGACAACGCCCGGCCGATCTTCGGGCCCGCCAGCCGGAGACTGCCGCAGCTGCCCATCGAGGTGGACGCGGAGGGATACTTCGTGGCGCGCGAGGACTACCGCGAGACCGTGGGCCCTGACTTCTGGGAGCGGCCATGAAGCGCCGAAAGCTCGACATCGGTGCGATGCCCGGCGCCGCCGCGGCCGGCATCGACGAACGTTTCCAGGTCGCCACGCCGCTGCGTCGCCTGCTGAACAAGGTCTTCCCGGACCACTGGTCGTTCCTGCTGGGCGAGATCGCGCTGTTCTCGTTCATCGTCCTGCTGCTCAGCGGCACGTTCCTGACGCTGTTCTTCGACCCGTCGATGCGCGAGGTCACGTACGACGGCGCCTACCTGGCGCTGCGCGGCCAGGAGATGTCGGCGGCGTACGCGTCGTCCCTGGACCTGTCGTTCGAGGTACGCGGCGGCCTGTTCATGCGGCAGCTGCACCACTGGGCGGCGCTGCTGTTCATGGCCTCGATCATCGTGCACATGGCGCGCGTCTTCTTCACCGGCGCGTTCCGCAAGCCGCGCGAGGCGAACTGGGCGATCGGCCTGATCCTGTTCCTGCTGGGCTTCCTGGAGGGCTTCACCGGCTACTCGCTGCCGGACGACGGCCTGTCCGGCACGGGTCTGCGCATCGCCTCCGCGATCATGCTGTCGATCCCGGTGATCGGCACCTGGCTGTCGGCGTCGATCTTCGGCGGCGAGTTCCCCGGCCACCTGATCATCGGCCGGTTCTACATCGCGCACGTGCTGCTGATCCCGGCCGGCCTGCTCGGCCTCATCAGCGCCCACCTCGCGCTGGTGTTCAAGCAGAAGCACACCCAGTGGCCCGGCCCGATGCGGACCAACTCGAACGTCGTCGGCGAGCGCATGTTCCCGCGGTACGCGCTCAAACAGGGCGGCTTCTTCATGACCGTCTTCGGCGTCGTGGCGCTGATGGCCGGTCTGTTCCAGATCAACCCGATCTGGTTGTTCGGCCCGTACCGGGCGTCCGAGGTGTCCTCGGCCAGCCAGCCCGACTGGTACGTCATGTTCATGGACGGCCTGGTCCGGCTCATGCCGGCGTGGCAGATCACGCTGCCGTTCGGCGACGGCTACAGCATTCCGCCGCTGTTCTGGCCCGCGGTCGTGGGGCTGGGGGCGCTGACCACGGTGCCGATGTTCTACCCGTTCATAGAGGCGCGGCGGCTCAAGGACAAGCAGACGCATCACCTGCTGCAGCGGCCGCGCGACGCGCCCGAGCGCACCGGCGTGGGCGCCATGGCGTTCACGTTCTTCATCGTCGCCACGCTGTCCGGTGGCAACGACGTCATCGCGGACAAGTTCCACATCAGCCTGAACGCGATGACCTGGGCCGGGCGTATCGGTCTGATCCTCCTGCCGCCGCTGGCGTACTACGTCGCGTTCCGCATCTGCCTCGGCCTGCAGCAGCACGACCGTGAGGTGCTGGCCCACGGCGCGGAGACCGGCATCATCAAGCGGCTGCCGGACGGGCGCTTCATGGAGGTGCACCAGCCGCTCGGCCCGGTGGACGACCACGGCCACCCGCTGCCGCTGGACTACGCCGGCTGGGTCGTACCGAAGAAGATGAACCGGCTCGGGGCGCTCGCCCCCGCGATCAAGGGCTTCTTCTACCCGGTCGAGAAGCCGGCGGAGGCCCCGGTGTCGCCCGCCGTGCCGCCGGTGACCCGCGAGGATCGCGAGGAGATCACCTCCGGTCGCTGAACCACCGCACGACGAAAGGGCCCGCCGCACGGCGGGCCCTTTCGCTGTGCCGGATGTCAGTCCGCGTCGGGCAGACCGATGGCGAACGCGTCCTCCAGGTCGTGCCGGGAGTAGGCCCGGAACGCGATGTGCGACTCGGTGTTCAGCACCCCCGGTGTCTTCGAGATGCGGCCCGCGATGACCTCGGCGATGTCGTCGAAGTGGGGCACCCGGACGATCGCGATGAGGTCGACGTTGCCGGCGACCGAGTACACCTCGCTGACGCCGGGCAGTTCCGCGAGCGCCTGGGCGACCTCGGGGATGGAATCGGTGGCGCAGTCGATGTGCACGATCGCGGTGTTCACCTGCGGGCTCCTCGCTCCAGATCCGGTCGGACGGATGGGCTCATGCTATCGGCGCGGTGGACAGCGGCGAGCCGCGGTTGCCGGGCGCGTTCAGCCTGGGCATGCGGATCGCCAGGTTGCCAGGATTCACATCGGCCGCTGGCTTGGGCGCCAGGTACGGATGGCGGTGATGTTTAGCTCGAGCTATAGTTCCGGGAGTGTCCATCACTCCCGAACACCGGCGTTGGACGATCAAGACCACCACTGACGTTCGCGAGTGGTTGCGAGCTCTGCGGCAGGCGGACCCGGAAACCTACAGGTCGGTCAACGTGGCGATCGACATGCTCGCCGAGGCCGGCCCTGGTCTGGCGCGGCCGTTGGTCGACACGGTGAAGGGGTCGAGCATCAACAATCTGAAGGAACTGCGGCCCCGGTCCGGCCGCGATACGGCGGTCCGCGTGCTGTTCGTCTTCGACCCCTGGTCGCAGGCGATACTGCTGGTCGCGGGAAATAAGGCCGGCGACTGGTCGCGGTGGTACAGATTCGCGATTCCGGCCGCGGAGCTAGCGGATGAGAGTTGCTGGCCGTCGAACGCAAGCGGAGGGAGGGAGCATGACCGAGTTCCACGATTGGGACGATGTTCGTGCCGAACTGGACGACGGGGACAATGGCGCGCTCGTTGCGGAACGCGCTCGTACCGAGGCATGGGTCAGCGCCTTCCACCTGGCCGAGGAGCGCAAGCGCCTCGGCTTGACGCAGCGAGAGGTGGCCGACCTCATGGGTGTCACGCCCGGCCGGGTCAGCCAGATCGAGAACGGTGACCTCGACGCGAACGAGGTCGCTACCCTCAGCCGCTATGCGCAGGCACTCGGCGCGCGCATGCGGATCATCTTTGATTACGGCAACGACCTGCGCCAGATCGCCTGACCGGACGACCCGTGCTCCGGGCTCATGCCGGCACGGTAAGGCCCGCGCCCGCGCGGACGACCTCGCACAGTCGCTCGGTTACGGACACCGTCGCGCCGGGCCACACCACGCACCGGTCCACGTCGCCGCGCACGAGCGCCCCGGCCCCGATCACGGACCGCTCGGACCGGCCCGTGACCGTCGCGGTCGGATCGATCAGGCTGCCGTTCCCCGCGGCGTGCAGGTTGGCCGCCAGGTAGTCGGCCGGGGTGCCGGTGTCCAGGTACATGCCGTCGAAGTCCACCAGCTCCAGGGCGCCGTCCGCTTCGGCGGGCCGCCACACCGTCCGCACCAGGTCGCCCGGCTGCGCCGCGAGGTCGCGGACGCGCCGCCACGGCAGCAGGGAGAACCCGGCGAAGCGGCGGCCGCTGAATCCGCCGGTCGCGCCCGGCTCCACGGGCCGGGTGAGCATGCGTACGGTCTCGCCGTCCCAGCCGTCCAGCAGCGCCGCGATGTCCTTGCCGGGTTCGCGCCGCGGGTCCGCCAGGTACGCGTCCGCGTTGCCGACCAGCACCCCGCGACCGTCGATCCAGCCGCGCAGCCGGCCGATGCCGCCGGAGGTCCCCAGCGGGCCGTCCGGCTCCACGGACAGGTGCGCTCGGCCGTCCACGTGGCGTACCACCTGGTCGGCCAGGTACGCGGCGTTGACCGCGGTCGTGTCCGGCCCGGCGAGCCCGAGCCCGGCCAGCCGGTGCAGCGCGCGGTCCAGCAGCGCCACGTTGCCGACCGGGCACAGCGCCTTGGGCAGCAGCTCGGTCAGCGGTCGCAGCCGCTGCCCCTCCCCGGCGGCCAGCACGACCGCGCAGATCACGACGCGCCGTCCTCTTCCGCGGCCGGGCCGATGCCGTAGAGGCCCAGCAGGATCTCGGTGTTCGGGGTCAGCCGTGGCAGGTCGTCCAGCGGAAACCAGCGGGCCTCCAGCACCTCGCCACCGTCCACGACCAACTCCGTGCGGGAGGCCGGCACGGCCGCCGTGAACACCGTGTCCACCCAGCCCTTGACGTGCACGACGGCGTTGGGCACGGCGGGCGTCAGCGCCGTGGGGTCGAGGGCGACCCCGCTCTCCTCGAACAGCTCCCGTGCGGCGCCCACCGGGGGCGGCTCGTGCCGCTTGAGCAGGCCCGCGGGCAGTCCCCAGCCCTGGCCCGGCGGCTGGCGCAGCAGGAGCAGGCGTCCCGGTTCCGGTGCTTCCGAGTCGTGCAGCAGGGTCACCGCCCCGACCAGATACTTCGGCGAGACGAGGCGGACGAGGCGGCGACGCGCGCGGCCCGGCAGCCGATACAACACCTGGTACCCGTAGCCACGCAGCCGCCGCCGAAGATTCACCCCATCAGGCTATCGGGGCACTCCCATCGGCCGCCGCCCCATCAGTCCGGGTGATCCACCAGCGCGATGAGCTGTTCGACGACGTTGTCGGGCTCCAGGCTGCGCTCGGTGACCGCCACCAGCATGGTCTCCAGATCCGGGTAGCCGAGCTCCTCGGCGAGGCGGCGCAGCGGCACCTCGCTGGCCAGGCCGCGGTCGTGCTTGCGCAGGGTCAGCCCGATCGTGGCGCGGCCCAGGCGGACCTTGTCCGCGATGCTGATGCCGGGGGCGTCGGCCTCGGCGAAGTAGCGGTTGATCTGCATCTGGGCGTGGGGCGACTTGACGAAGCCCAGCCACTCCTTGCGGGGACCGCGCGGGGCGTCCGGCTCGACGTCGACGTGCCCGTCCGTCTCGGTGAAGATCTCCACGACGTCGCCGTCGCGCAGCGGGGAGCTCAGCGGCGCCAGCCGCCCGTTGATCGTGGCGGCGAGGCACTGGTCGCCCTTGTCCGGGCTCAGCTCGTACGCGAGATCGACCGGGGTGGAACCGGCGGGCAGCTCGACCGTGCTGCCGTCGGCGAACACCTGGATCTGCGCCTCGGCCAGGTCGCAGCGCAGCGAGGCGAGGAACTGTCCGGCGTCGGTGGTCTCCTGTTCCCAGTCGAGCACCCGGCGCAGCCAGGTGAGCTGGTCGGAGCCGGGGGTCTCGGCCGATTCGCTCTTCGGGTAGCGGAAGCCGGTGGCGACGCCGTACTCCGCGCAGCGGTGCATCGACTCGGTGCGGATCAGCACCTCGACGAGCCGGCCGTCGGGCCCGGTCACCGTCGTGTGCAGCGAACGGTAGAGGTTGTTCTTCGGCGAGGCGATGAAGTCCTTGAACCGGCCCGCGACCGGGCGCCACCGGCCGTGGATCGCGCCGAGGGCGGCGTAGCAGTCGGTGTCCGGTCCGTCGATCACCACCGCGATGCGGGGCAGGTCGAAGGGCACCGGGTAGTCCCCGGCGACGGTGTCCTTCCAGATCGAGTAGTA
Protein-coding regions in this window:
- the coxB gene encoding cytochrome c oxidase subunit II, producing the protein MGEKSSAARPRAVRLAGLGVGGALLLTLLAGCSADSIGAKFGYFGWPGTGITPQGHQMYDLWIASVIAALVVGFFVWGLIFWCIIRYRKRGDELPVQTRFNMPMEVLYTVTPVLVVAILFYYTAIVQTSVDKLSKNPDQVVEVVAFKWNWQFNYREGQGPDGRTVASTVGSADVIPLLVVPTGKTIRFEETSKDVIHSFWVPEMLFKRDVFPGSTRNVFEVTFDKEGRYVGRCAELCGTYHAFMQFELVVVSPERFDQFIKAKVAGSTTPEAMAVIGFTGDNAFAVTTKPLDTRRQEQSWYQPQTAIGK
- a CDS encoding cytochrome c oxidase subunit 4, whose amino-acid sequence is MKTEYKIFSGVALFLFGAAAVYGVWTHLANNQTEWVGTVALILSGLLCAMCGGFFWFVARRIDLRPEDRPDGEIAEGAGEIGFFSPGSYWPFGVALAAAVAAVGLVYVMWWLVAAGLVAVILASSGLLFEYYSGTRHPAEH
- the trpD gene encoding anthranilate phosphoribosyltransferase — protein: MGARTWPNLLSALLRGEELSTQDTAWAMGEIMTGSATPVQVAGFAVALRAKGESPAELAGLVEAMLRNATLVPLPDDVRADAVDVVGTGGDRAHTVNISTMAAVVVAASGVRVVKHGNRAASSACGTADLLEHFGIPLDLGPEGVVRTVHEAGIGFCFAARYHPGMRHAAVTRRELAVPTFFNMLGPLTNPARPRSAAVGCFDLRMAPVMAHVFARRGDSALVMRGEDGLDEFTTAAPTRVWIARAGTVEEALVDATDLGLPRSSPGDLRGGDAAFNADVAVRVFGGETGPVRDAVLLNAAAALTAHAGFPGVFADDLRAGIARAAATVDSGAATALLERWVAAARAAKAAEPA
- a CDS encoding cytochrome c oxidase assembly protein — protein: MQLVETTTLAGSAGDTVPPPFTATEIFTQIRLDSLIALGLLVAAALYAYGVHRLRRRGDAWPTGRSVAFLLGGLGSIAAVTVSGLEAYDTTLLSVHMVQHMVLSMVGPIFLALGAPITLALRTLAPPARRALLKVLHSRVVGVLTYPLVAFGLFVANPFVLYFTDLYRYTLAHSWAHEFTHAHFILTGCLFFWPLLGVDPLPNRWPYPARALLMVLSVPFHTVLGLTIMQSRTLLGGDWYPSLHLGWADPQSDQVVAGGVLWAGGEIVSVTMLGILVVQWIRQSEREARRIDRALDRQEAAERARERAAQQTVQQAADQDRDPDRGQDAEPGGGQGAEQGAPRARLAGTPTRPQPDAE
- a CDS encoding cytochrome c oxidase subunit 3, with product MTAAPAIDKSRIHSLTRPNMVSVGTIVWLSSELMFFAALFAMYFSIRAADYSMWEEHTPHLNVPYATTFTVILVLSSVTCQLGVFAAEKGDVFALRRWFAVTFVMGLIFVLGQANEYRHLVPAGIALNADGYGSMFYLTTGFHGLHVTGGLIAFIVYMIRTTMGRFTPAQATSAIVVSYYWHFVDIVWIALFAMIYWLQ
- a CDS encoding c-type cytochrome, whose protein sequence is MTSDTPAGRRFRVFRRRRSAPSRARRRLGAAVRMIAALALAGGVYTAFAPGAFAEDNLQLSAAAQEGKALFDNSCISCHGRDARGVEGRGPSLIGVGSASVEFQVGTGRMPMVRQEAQAEQKAPVFTAEEVKQLGRYIQELGGGPQMPTGPLTVDPEDDPGALSRGGELFRQNCTSCHSFGGAGGALSSGKFAPSLGDATPEEIYAAMLTGPQNMPVFGDNEITPDEKREIISYITYQLQQDKDPGGLFNLGRYGPVTEGLAIFLVGITILVFTTLWIAGKS
- a CDS encoding ubiquinol-cytochrome c reductase iron-sulfur subunit encodes the protein MTVTKDEGTTGGTQPVDLTDPRLSRFDIVREGARRDDIEIVTYESQFPAPGSKAEKRIERAIALLFVIAGIMALGFLAAYIWWPWEFELGHTPSDYYTPILGISLGIALLCIGLAILAWAKKLLPHEVAIQDRHSGPSSSEDQQITGQTMLFTVDELGIQRRPLLKGAVALGLAPIGLVAAAPLVGGLIKNPHKADRGQDPPLFRTGFTPRDGQKIRLTREDGSAIRPEDVSVGGQITVFPGVPHGATNEYADSPTLLIHLRADDAETTRQNSAPINEGAMWGNYVAYSKICTHAGCPASLYEQMTNRLLCPCHQSQFLITDNARPIFGPASRRLPQLPIEVDAEGYFVAREDYRETVGPDFWERP